A window of Perognathus longimembris pacificus isolate PPM17 chromosome 6, ASM2315922v1, whole genome shotgun sequence contains these coding sequences:
- the Tubb1 gene encoding LOW QUALITY PROTEIN: tubulin beta-1 chain (The sequence of the model RefSeq protein was modified relative to this genomic sequence to represent the inferred CDS: inserted 1 base in 1 codon; deleted 3 bases in 2 codons) — MPEIVHLQVGQCGNQIGAKFWEVIGEEHGEDYLGSGHGASALQLERISAHYNEAYGRAVRARALLVDLGPGTMDAELAGAAGEAVRREAQCLQGVQLARASTTRRALRLRAPGHAHLHRRVRAVGGVTTPLRFPGPLNADLRKPAVHTVRFPRLHFSAPGPARXSVAELTRQLFDGSHAMAACDFRGHRSTCDVPPRGLGRAAAFLGSTAATRQPFARLLERFSALLVRRRAFLPWHTGEGTDPAECEEAGSQVQDLVSEYQQFQEAGAPEEEGGEEREPPARGEEQEPACDLLHKHILLSWARQAFGKAKGQRSPRGSRPWETVRLEYISTPSLGKERSKENPQFCPDSPSCNQKTKLKALPSSRICISIK; from the exons ATGCCGGAGATCGTGCACCTCCAGGTCGGCCAGTGTGGCAACCAGATAGGAGCCAAG TTCTGGGAGGTGATCGGGGAGGAGCACGGGGAGGACTACCTGGGGAGCGGCCACGGGGCCTCGGCGCTGCAGCTGGAGAGGATCAGCGCGCACTACAACGAGGCCTACGGTAGGGCA GTGCGTGCCCGCGCCCTGCTGGTGGACCTGGGGCCGGGGACCATGGACGCGGAGCTGGCGGGCGCGGCGGGGGAGGCGGTGCGGCGCGAGGCCCAGTGCCTGCAGGGCGTGCAGCTGGCGCGCGCCTCGACCACGCGGCGCGCCCTGCGCCTGCGCGCGCCCGGCCACGCCCACCTCCACCGCCGGGTGCGCGCCGTGGGCGGCGTCACCACGCCGCTGCGCTTCCCGGGCCCGCTCAACGCCGACCTGCGCAAGCCggccgtccacacggtgcgcttCCCGCGCCTGCACTTctccgcgcccggcccggccc cctcgGTGGCCGAGCTCACGCGCCAGCTGTTCGACGGCAGCCACGCCATGGCGGCCTGCGACTTCCGGGGCCACCGGTCCACGTGCGACGTCCCGCCGCGGGGCCTCGGCCGGGCCGCCGCCTTCCTCGGCAGCACCGCCGCCACCCGCCAGCCCTTCGCCCGCCTCCTCGAGCGCTTCTCCGCCCTGCTC GTCCGGCGGCGCGCCTTCCTGCCCTGGCACACCGGCGAGGGCACGGACCCGGCCGAGTGCGAGGAGGCCGGGAGCCAGGTGCAGGACCTGGTGTCCGAGTACCAGCAGTTCCAGGAGGCCGGGGCC ccggaggaggagggcggggaggagcgcGAGCCCCCAGCCCggggggaggagcaggagccGGCCTG CGACCTCCTGCACAAACACATCCTGCTTTCCTGGGCTCGCCAGGCCTTCGGCAAAGCCAAGGGGCAGAGGAGTCCACGGGGCAGCCGCCCCTGGGAAACTGTACGCCTGGAGTACATCTCCACACCCTcactgggaaaggaaaggagcaaaGAAAACCCGCAGTTCTGTCCGGATTCGCCCTCTTGTaaccaaaaaaccaaactaaaagcACTCCCATCCTCTCGGATTTGTATTTCCATTAAGTAG